From the genome of Malus sylvestris chromosome 13, drMalSylv7.2, whole genome shotgun sequence:
TATTGTTGTAACCAGACAATTTCTGACTACTTCCAAGCTTACCAATTTGAGGACCTTTTTTCCAAGCGTAACTCGCCCGTGGCGCACGCCGTGGGGTTCTGGGACTACCACTCTTTCATCACAGCGGCCGCTGAGTACCAGCCTCATGGATTTGGTACCACAGGTGGCAAGCTCCAGGGGATGAAGGAAGTTACTGCTTTTCTTGGCCATGTTGGCAGTAAAACTTCATGTGAgttataaaaaatttctttcTAGGGTTTTTTTGGGTTGATTTGGTTGGAATTTCTTTAGGATCTCTTTTTCTCTATACCACTAAAGGAGGGCATCAGGCACCAATCTACATGATCTGGTACCAAATTCCAATATACTATATGCGGATCGAGTACTAATTTATAATACTTGATATCGAATATCAACAATCTACTGTATTTGGTACCGAGTACCAATCTACAGTATTTTGTACATTGTCGATAAAAGATGATAACGTTAATATATTGACCAAATATCAACAATCTCAGGTATTGTAGATTGGTGTGCAGTGCCAAACAATCTTTTCTCATCATTCAAGTATTCAACTAGTACTTGCTTTGAAATGGATTTGATTAGGGTTACGTAAAATTATTTTAGTTTAAAATCCCCACAATTGCAATTAGGAAGAGTTGaataatttggaatttggggttCTATACAACGGAATTGACACCTTAATTTGATCCTAATTAACTTCTCACAACGCAGGATAAAAACTATACAAATCTAGGAATGTTGAGTGTTGTTGCTGGAGTTTATGACTCCAAAATGCTTTTCCTTGAAGTGATTTTGAAGCTTAGATTTACAAGGATTTTATGCAGTCTTATATGTAACGAAACAAAGATGAAGTGATaataatttgtttcaattttcagGTGGCTATGGGGTTGCTACAGGAGGACCAACGGCTTGGGGTCTATGCTACAACAAGGAAATGAGCCCTAGCCAGTTATACTGTGATGACTACTACAAATACACTTATCCCTGCTCTCCTGGAGCTTCATACCATGGCCGTGGTGCCTTGCCACTCTATTGGTATAAACAATCCACCTAATTCCcagattttttttcatatccAGAATTTTGAGCTATTATTAGCACTAAAAAATAGTCATCGTACGTTCTTTTCTAATGAAAAGAATATGGAATGTATGATAACTACTATGGAGTGTTTAAACAAAGATATGAGTTAGCTTCTTTCGTAGAATTTGTCATTCTTCGTTCTCGTTCTTGCAAATCATAGTTTGAGAcgtacataaattattcataaaaaacacaaagaaaaatTACTATACATGTAATTGTGAACTTGATTGACAAGAGGTTAGGAATGCTATTTCTAGAGGAAGGGATTCAAGTATATTGTTAATAACAATTCTTGactttctaatttttaaaattCAGAACTGTACTTCAAAATACTAAAATAGTCATCACACAAACTCTCTTACGGAAAAATTGGAATGGAAAGGTGTCAAACGACTATTTTAACAATTCAGCATCACTTTCTACTTTAtgattttgtttcaatttttgttttagttttcatttactTTTGGGTGATTTTGAACTTAGGAACTACAACTATGGAGAAACGGGTGAAGCCTTAAAGGTGGATTTACTAAACCATCCAGAATACATAGAACAAAATGCAACCCTAGCCTTCCAGGCTGCAATCTGGAGGTGGATGACACCAGTGAAGAAGAAAATCCCGTCAGCCCACGACGTCTTCGTAGGCAAATGGAAGCCAACCAAGAACGACACTTTGTCCAAAAGGGTTCCTGGCTTTGGCACCACCATGAATGTGCTCTACGGGGACCAAGTCTGTGGCCAAGGTGACGTTGACTCCATGAACAACATCATCTCCCATTACCTGTATTACGTTGACAAAGTCGGCGTCGGCCGTGAAGACGCTGGCCCTCATGATGTGCTCAGCTGCGCTGAGCAGAAGGCTTTTCAaccttcatcatcttcttcgtcttcttaaGGTTTTTATTCGATTTGTCTCAAGTTTATCTTTGTGTGATGTTGCAGTAAGCCCTGCATTTTATTATTTGGTGCAAATTTTGTGATTTGTGGTTTACAAGTTCTGAATATTATCTGCATCTATGCAATTTGAATTGTATGAAACTATGTTATTGTTGTATAATGCATATACTCGAAACTCTTCAATCTTCAATCCCATTTTTGGTTAGAGCCTTGCGCATGTATATATatctgtgtgtatatataattaaCACTTACTAGTTCTCATCACACAAATTTGGTTTTGCAATTGTACAAGATTGTTCTGCTCcctggatttttatttttattttttattttttgacaaacgatattatttacattaagttttttgaacaaacggtaTTTTCTATACTATGGAGAAGAGGTGGACTTGACCTTACAATGTGGTCCAAATTcttctttggcgagaatcgaacctaatacctctcacttataagtgaagaagaatattacTAGATTCTAGTACTAAGTGATTGCACCCTGGAATTTAAATGCacaaaacattgatcaaaatAGGCATTTAGGTTTAGGTGCattgttttacaattttttttttgaacaaacgatattatctacaataGGAGGGTGGGTGAATGGGTTAAGCCTTACACTAGGCTAGCCATAATAATGCGGTTTAAATTctcctttggtgagaatcgaacctaggacatctcacttataagtgaataagaatactactaaaccatagtactaagtggcttccTACTAGATTGAATTTGAACATGCATAACATTACGGATTAGGTCTATTGATATTCATACTTAATTTTAAGTTAAAGGTCTTGAATTCGATTTTTATATGCAAGCATTACATATCACCGACACTCACATCTCACATTTATCTACACAATTAGGATATGtcaatgatttttatttttattttttggatcaAATGATATATTTAGTTAAATTAACTATCGATGGAGTTTGAACTCATACCATCATGCTAGAACTCAATACCTTTCTACCCCTGTGATATTTCAATGATTTCATTCTCTTAAAAGATGGTATTAGATGGGTTCGGTATTCGTGAGTGAGGACGGATCAATTTTTTTCACTTAacacaaataaacaaaactcTTGACTTTTAAACCCATTCTCAACTCAGTGACTAACCAATACCATTAAAGACACCTGGACTAATAAAATGATGCCAGGATGTCAGGATCTCAATATTTGGAAGAGAAGTGCAACTAGACCAGTTATTGAAAATTTGCAATCTTATCGATTCTATATATAAAGTCAATGACAAATGTGAATAGTGATTTTGGTGTtaccaagtttcaacaaaaatttggacaaaaatacccccaaGATAAAAAATATCAAAGGTATCCGTATCAAATAAAAcaggggcattttcatcatttcaacaatatttgtttattaattattttttttgtggtttttttt
Proteins encoded in this window:
- the LOC126597745 gene encoding chitinase-like protein 2 encodes the protein MEKKWLLLFSMAAATLLAVDVVNGQEESVVKPLVKIVKGKKVCDKGWECKGWSVYCCNQTISDYFQAYQFEDLFSKRNSPVAHAVGFWDYHSFITAAAEYQPHGFGTTGGKLQGMKEVTAFLGHVGSKTSCGYGVATGGPTAWGLCYNKEMSPSQLYCDDYYKYTYPCSPGASYHGRGALPLYWNYNYGETGEALKVDLLNHPEYIEQNATLAFQAAIWRWMTPVKKKIPSAHDVFVGKWKPTKNDTLSKRVPGFGTTMNVLYGDQVCGQGDVDSMNNIISHYLYYVDKVGVGREDAGPHDVLSCAEQKAFQPSSSSSSS